Proteins encoded within one genomic window of Rossellomorea vietnamensis:
- a CDS encoding F0F1 ATP synthase subunit gamma produces the protein MASLRDIQTRITSTKKTSQITKAMEMVSASKLNRAETNAKSFVPYMNKISEVVTSVAAGSQGVRNPMLVSRPVKRTGYLVITSDRGLAGAYNSSVIRAVSNRIKESHSSNDEFAIIALGRVGADFFRKKGFNVLESVTGLPDQPNFADIKDIANKAVGMFSAEAYDELYMFYNHYVSAIQQDVTEKKVLPLTDLTPSGKLASYEFEPSAEEILEVLLPQYAESLIFGALLDGKASEHAARMTAMRNATDNAKEIISDLTLSFNRARQAAITQEITEIVGGAAALE, from the coding sequence GTGGCATCGTTACGCGATATACAAACTCGTATTACTTCTACCAAAAAGACAAGTCAAATCACCAAAGCAATGGAAATGGTATCGGCTTCTAAATTGAATCGTGCGGAGACGAATGCTAAGTCATTCGTACCTTACATGAATAAAATTTCTGAAGTGGTGACATCCGTTGCAGCGGGCAGTCAAGGTGTGAGGAATCCGATGCTAGTCTCCCGCCCCGTTAAAAGAACCGGGTATCTGGTCATTACATCAGACCGTGGTTTGGCGGGGGCATATAACAGCAGTGTAATCCGTGCTGTTAGCAATCGAATTAAAGAAAGTCACAGTTCGAATGATGAATTTGCCATTATTGCTCTGGGCCGTGTCGGTGCTGATTTCTTCCGTAAAAAAGGCTTTAATGTCCTTGAGTCGGTAACGGGTCTTCCGGATCAACCGAATTTCGCAGACATTAAAGATATCGCAAACAAAGCGGTGGGTATGTTCTCTGCCGAGGCATATGATGAACTGTATATGTTCTACAACCACTATGTGAGCGCGATCCAACAGGATGTTACGGAGAAAAAAGTATTACCGTTAACGGATCTGACTCCTTCAGGAAAGCTTGCTTCATATGAATTCGAGCCTTCTGCAGAGGAAATCCTTGAGGTATTGCTTCCTCAATACGCTGAAAGCCTGATTTTCGGGGCTCTCCTTGACGGTAAAGCAAGTGAGCACGCCGCCCGTATGACAGCGATGAGAAATGCAACCGATAATGCAAAAGAAATCATCAGTGACCTTACACTATCATTTAACCGTGCGCGTCAAGCAGCGATCACTCAGGAAATCACGGAGATCGTCGGCGGGGCTGCGGCACTCGAATAG
- the atpB gene encoding F0F1 ATP synthase subunit A, with the protein MNHGAPTAHFLGLTFNLANVLMITVATAIVFIIALLSTRRLALKPTGMQNFFEWVMDFVKGIIKSNMDWKTGGRFHILGLTIIMYIFVSNMLGLPFSVVYDGELWWKSPTADPAITMTLAVMVVVLSHFYGIRLKGFGEYGKDFFKPMWWLFPLKIIEEFANTLTLGLRLYGNIYAGEILLALLAGLAVNGGIGGTIGAIAPMLAWQGFSVFVGSIQAFIFCMLTMVYMAHKVSHDH; encoded by the coding sequence TTGAATCATGGAGCACCTACAGCCCATTTCCTGGGTTTGACTTTTAACCTTGCGAACGTTTTGATGATCACGGTCGCAACGGCCATAGTGTTTATTATTGCCCTCTTATCTACACGTCGCTTAGCCCTGAAACCGACCGGAATGCAGAATTTTTTCGAGTGGGTGATGGACTTCGTCAAGGGGATCATTAAGAGCAACATGGACTGGAAGACGGGTGGCCGTTTTCATATCTTAGGTCTCACGATTATCATGTATATCTTTGTGTCGAATATGCTGGGTCTGCCATTCTCTGTCGTATATGACGGCGAATTATGGTGGAAGTCACCTACAGCCGATCCTGCCATCACGATGACCCTGGCGGTTATGGTAGTGGTACTATCCCATTTCTACGGAATCAGATTGAAGGGGTTTGGCGAATATGGGAAAGACTTTTTCAAACCTATGTGGTGGTTATTCCCGCTAAAAATCATTGAAGAGTTTGCAAATACTCTTACATTGGGTCTTCGACTTTACGGTAACATCTATGCCGGTGAAATCCTGCTTGCACTACTTGCGGGTCTAGCCGTTAACGGTGGTATCGGCGGAACGATCGGAGCGATCGCACCAATGCTTGCTTGGCAAGGATTCTCGGTGTTTGTCGGATCGATCCAGGCGTTCATTTTCTGTATGTTAACAATGGTTTATATGGCTCACAAAGTAAGCCACGACCATTAA
- a CDS encoding F0F1 ATP synthase subunit epsilon: MKTLKVNIVTPDGPVYDSEVEMVSTKAQSGELGILPGHIPMVAPLQIGAVRLKKGGNTELVAVSGGFLEVRPEQVTILAQSAETAEAIDVQRAKEAKGRAEDRMQAQQDDVDFRRAELALKRAMNRINVSERNF; the protein is encoded by the coding sequence ATGAAGACATTAAAAGTCAATATTGTCACTCCCGATGGCCCAGTGTACGATTCAGAAGTGGAAATGGTGAGCACGAAAGCTCAAAGCGGTGAGCTTGGAATCTTACCTGGACACATTCCGATGGTTGCTCCACTACAAATCGGTGCGGTTCGCCTGAAAAAAGGTGGCAACACTGAGCTTGTAGCTGTCAGTGGCGGATTCTTAGAAGTACGTCCTGAACAGGTGACAATTTTAGCACAGTCTGCTGAAACAGCAGAAGCTATCGATGTACAACGCGCGAAAGAAGCAAAAGGCCGTGCTGAAGACCGCATGCAGGCACAACAGGACGACGTAGACTTCCGTCGTGCCGAACTCGCTCTGAAGCGTGCCATGAACAGAATTAACGTTTCCGAACGTAATTTCTAA
- the atpE gene encoding F0F1 ATP synthase subunit C — protein sequence MSLIAAAIAVGLAALGAGIGNGLIVGRTVEGIARQPELRGTLQTTMFIGIALVEALPIIGVVIAFIALGS from the coding sequence ATGAGTCTTATCGCAGCAGCAATTGCAGTTGGTTTAGCAGCACTAGGAGCAGGTATTGGTAACGGTCTTATCGTAGGTCGTACAGTAGAAGGAATCGCACGTCAACCGGAATTACGTGGTACTTTACAAACAACAATGTTCATCGGTATCGCACTAGTTGAGGCACTTCCTATCATCGGCGTAGTTATCGCTTTCATCGCACTAGGAAGCTAA
- a CDS encoding arsenic transporter, with amino-acid sequence MPDNMFWIMTFIFSLTIIVMLWRPFGINETIPTSIGAAIVLLIGIVPFSDVFTIVDIVSGAALTILSTIMMSIVLESIGFFRVVAVNIVNRSRGSGLRLYIYVMLLCFMMTMFFNNDGSILITTPIIIHMTSLLKLKNHQKIPYLLSGALIATAASAPIAVSNISNLIALKIVGLTLQDYVQMMFVPSMIAILVIAYLLYLYFRKSIPKKILDVSINWKKDAQAYSYSHPLSTKAEKKEIDFTLIKYCLLIVVLTRAAFFALTPFGIPLELIGMVGAVILIFFRYIRTRMGVVDIIRRTPWHVLLFAFNMYVLVYGLKNVGLSDFIVEQFRDHIVGQPFNASIIMGIFLTVISNLFNNLPAVMIGTLSITEMGLDPHILQIAYLANVLGSDIGALLTPVGTLATLIWMFILKTHGIKISWSRYLRVTIFIVPISLLVGLYSLYLWIEWLF; translated from the coding sequence ATGCCCGATAATATGTTTTGGATTATGACATTCATTTTTTCCCTTACCATCATCGTCATGTTATGGAGACCGTTCGGAATCAACGAAACCATCCCCACATCCATCGGGGCGGCCATCGTCCTTCTTATCGGGATCGTCCCCTTCAGCGATGTGTTTACCATCGTGGATATTGTGAGCGGGGCGGCTCTTACGATCTTATCGACGATCATGATGTCCATCGTCCTTGAGAGTATCGGTTTCTTCCGGGTCGTCGCCGTGAATATCGTCAACAGGTCGAGGGGTTCGGGGCTCAGGCTGTATATCTATGTGATGTTGTTGTGTTTTATGATGACCATGTTTTTCAATAACGACGGAAGCATCCTCATCACCACTCCGATCATCATCCATATGACCTCCCTATTGAAGCTCAAGAACCATCAGAAAATCCCCTACCTGCTTTCGGGTGCCCTTATTGCCACTGCAGCCAGTGCACCGATTGCCGTCAGTAATATTTCCAATCTCATAGCCCTGAAAATTGTCGGTCTTACCTTGCAGGACTATGTTCAGATGATGTTCGTGCCATCCATGATCGCCATCCTCGTCATTGCCTATCTTCTCTACCTCTACTTTCGTAAATCAATCCCGAAAAAAATCCTGGATGTCTCAATCAACTGGAAAAAAGATGCCCAAGCCTACTCTTACTCCCACCCGCTTTCCACGAAGGCGGAGAAGAAAGAAATCGATTTTACCCTGATCAAGTATTGTTTGCTGATTGTCGTCCTCACAAGGGCCGCCTTTTTTGCCCTTACCCCTTTTGGCATCCCACTTGAACTCATCGGCATGGTCGGGGCCGTCATCCTGATCTTCTTCCGGTATATCCGGACCAGGATGGGTGTCGTGGATATTATACGAAGGACCCCTTGGCATGTTCTATTATTCGCTTTCAATATGTACGTGCTGGTGTATGGACTGAAAAATGTCGGGTTGAGCGACTTCATCGTCGAGCAATTCAGGGATCATATTGTCGGACAGCCCTTCAATGCCAGTATCATCATGGGGATCTTCCTGACCGTCATCTCCAATCTCTTTAACAATCTGCCGGCGGTGATGATCGGCACATTATCCATTACGGAAATGGGACTGGACCCTCACATTTTGCAGATTGCTTATCTCGCCAACGTGCTCGGGAGTGACATCGGTGCGTTATTGACTCCAGTCGGAACGCTCGCCACATTGATCTGGATGTTCATCTTAAAGACCCATGGAATCAAAATTTCCTGGAGCCGCTACCTGAGGGTGACCATATTCATTGTCCCAATCAGCCTACTAGTCGGATTATACAGTTTGTACCTTTGGATAGAGTGGTTATTTTAA
- a CDS encoding DUF1146 family protein — translation MVESFGQQALVSMLVHLFVFGITFWALQAIQLDKLLKKNRVAQGRLLYVLLTVAIGSAVSRFLLDYYLWSQSLPVFFE, via the coding sequence GTGGTGGAAAGCTTTGGTCAACAGGCCCTTGTCAGCATGCTTGTGCATCTGTTTGTATTCGGGATCACGTTTTGGGCGTTGCAAGCCATTCAGCTGGACAAGCTCCTGAAGAAGAATCGGGTCGCACAAGGGAGACTATTGTATGTCCTACTAACGGTCGCAATCGGATCAGCCGTCAGCCGTTTTTTACTGGATTATTACCTATGGTCTCAGAGCTTGCCGGTTTTCTTTGAATAA
- a CDS encoding YwmB family TATA-box binding protein, translating to MGRYFYFILIFLVGLGFLPVINGNNTIVAKHLLDIEKLDQAIVHSQGQITEWSLYARENKKSFTNKGFAKYSTTMQETFSDFDWDTEKSAEGVVVVGQRQTSHGEETIKLQHTPTNGHSVSYIMYEMRGNQKALGEKTKQYIKSEFIPNMEIIFTSKPMIFSCIKGEFNDKLEKVLSNQAVELMSKLDAKELESLKEEDFYSISAYSEQMSRTIPTKNDDMNIQLGLRKSGMGAKTTFVIGTPILIIEY from the coding sequence ATGGGTCGGTATTTTTACTTTATTTTAATCTTTTTGGTTGGATTAGGTTTTCTTCCGGTCATTAATGGGAACAACACTATCGTAGCCAAACATTTATTAGACATTGAAAAGCTTGATCAAGCCATTGTTCATTCTCAAGGTCAGATAACTGAATGGTCTCTATATGCAAGAGAAAACAAAAAAAGCTTCACGAATAAAGGGTTTGCCAAATATAGTACTACTATGCAGGAAACATTTTCTGATTTTGACTGGGATACAGAAAAGTCGGCTGAAGGAGTAGTGGTTGTGGGACAACGTCAGACGTCTCACGGGGAAGAAACCATTAAACTGCAGCATACCCCCACAAACGGGCATTCCGTATCGTACATTATGTATGAAATGCGCGGAAATCAGAAAGCGTTGGGAGAAAAGACGAAGCAATATATCAAATCCGAATTTATCCCAAATATGGAAATCATTTTTACTTCTAAACCTATGATTTTCTCTTGTATAAAAGGCGAATTCAATGATAAGCTTGAGAAAGTTTTGTCGAATCAGGCTGTCGAACTAATGTCGAAATTAGACGCAAAAGAACTGGAATCACTTAAAGAAGAAGACTTTTATTCCATTTCAGCTTACTCGGAACAAATGTCACGGACTATACCAACAAAAAATGATGATATGAATATACAACTAGGTCTACGGAAAAGCGGAATGGGCGCTAAGACAACCTTTGTGATTGGCACACCCATCCTAATTATTGAATATTAA
- the murA gene encoding UDP-N-acetylglucosamine 1-carboxyvinyltransferase, producing the protein MEKIIVRGGQRLSGTVQVEGAKNAVLPVIAATLLASEGKSVIKNVPPLSDVYTINEVLRHLNTDVEFNNGEVIVNASRELFVEAPFEYVRKMRASVLVMGSLLGRTGKARVALPGGCAIGSRPIDQHLKGFEAMGAKVKVGNGFIEAEVDGRLKGAKVYLDFPSVGATENIMMAAVLAEGTTILENVAKEPEIVDLANFLNKMGGSVVGAGTGTIRIEGVDRLYGVEHSIIPDRIEAGTFMVAAAITQGDVLVKGAIPEHLSSLVAKMEEMGVTIIDEEEGLRVIGPEKLKSVDIKTMPHPGFPTDMQSQMMALLLAADGTSVITETVFENRFMHAEEFRRMGADIKIEGRSVIMNGPTPLQGAEVAATDLRAAAALSIAGLVADGYTRVTELKHLDRGYVNFHQKLAGLGADIERVKEVEETPVSEQQDMIKDA; encoded by the coding sequence TTGGAAAAAATTATCGTCCGCGGCGGTCAGCGTTTAAGCGGTACAGTGCAAGTTGAAGGAGCAAAGAATGCCGTTTTACCAGTCATCGCTGCTACATTATTAGCAAGTGAAGGAAAAAGTGTCATTAAAAATGTACCACCACTCTCCGATGTATATACGATTAATGAAGTATTACGTCATTTAAATACAGATGTAGAGTTTAACAATGGTGAAGTCATCGTGAATGCATCAAGAGAGTTGTTTGTTGAAGCACCGTTCGAATATGTGCGTAAAATGCGTGCATCCGTTCTTGTAATGGGTTCACTCTTGGGCCGTACAGGTAAAGCGCGTGTCGCTCTTCCTGGTGGCTGTGCGATTGGATCAAGACCGATTGACCAACACTTGAAAGGCTTCGAAGCAATGGGAGCGAAAGTGAAGGTAGGAAATGGTTTCATCGAAGCGGAAGTAGACGGAAGATTGAAGGGTGCCAAGGTGTATCTGGACTTCCCAAGCGTTGGGGCAACAGAAAACATCATGATGGCAGCCGTTCTTGCAGAAGGAACGACCATCCTTGAGAACGTGGCAAAAGAGCCTGAAATCGTCGACTTAGCGAACTTCCTGAACAAAATGGGAGGAAGCGTCGTAGGTGCAGGAACCGGCACAATCCGTATCGAAGGTGTAGACCGTCTATACGGCGTCGAGCACAGCATCATCCCTGACCGTATCGAAGCGGGAACATTCATGGTGGCAGCTGCGATCACTCAAGGGGATGTCCTTGTAAAAGGTGCGATTCCTGAACATCTGTCTTCATTAGTGGCGAAGATGGAAGAGATGGGCGTTACGATCATCGATGAAGAAGAAGGACTTCGCGTCATCGGACCGGAGAAACTGAAATCCGTCGATATCAAAACGATGCCACATCCAGGTTTCCCGACAGATATGCAATCCCAAATGATGGCCTTGCTTCTTGCAGCTGACGGTACCAGCGTCATCACTGAAACGGTTTTCGAAAATCGTTTCATGCATGCAGAAGAATTCCGTCGCATGGGAGCAGACATCAAGATCGAAGGACGCTCTGTCATCATGAACGGACCAACACCTCTTCAAGGGGCAGAAGTGGCTGCAACGGATCTTCGTGCAGCAGCAGCACTTTCCATCGCTGGTCTAGTGGCAGACGGTTATACCCGCGTAACAGAACTCAAGCATTTAGATCGTGGATATGTGAACTTCCATCAGAAGCTTGCAGGCCTTGGAGCCGATATCGAGCGTGTGAAGGAAGTCGAAGAAACACCTGTTTCTGAGCAGCAAGACATGATTAAAGATGCGTAA
- the atpD gene encoding F0F1 ATP synthase subunit beta, with amino-acid sequence MNKGHVLQVMGPVVDVKFASGQLPDIYNSLKVQIADRAELTLEVALHLGDDSVRTIAMASTDGLQRGAEVLDTGAPISVPVGDVTLGRVFNVLGESIDLDEPLAAGIRRDPIHRQAPTFDQLSTEVEILETGIKVVDLLAPYIKGGKIGLFGGAGVGKTVLIQELINNIAQEHGGISVFAGVGERTREGNDLYHEMSDSGVIKKTAMVFGQMNEPPGARMRVALTGLTMAEYFRDEQGQDVLLFIDNIFRFTQAGSEVSALLGRMPSAVGYQPTLATEMGQLQERITSTNVGSVTSIQAIYVPADDYTDPAPATTFAHLDATTNLERKLSEMGIYPAVDPLASTSRALSPEIVGEEHYNVARNVQQTLQRYKELQDIIAILGMDELSDDDKLTVQRARRVQFFLSQNFHVAEQFTGQKGSYVEVKDTVKGFVDILAGKYDHIPEDAFRLVGPIEDVLAAAKEMGVEV; translated from the coding sequence ATGAACAAAGGACACGTTCTTCAAGTAATGGGTCCAGTTGTTGATGTCAAGTTCGCCAGCGGCCAACTTCCTGATATCTACAACTCTTTAAAGGTCCAAATTGCAGATAGAGCTGAACTTACATTAGAGGTTGCCCTTCACCTAGGTGATGATTCTGTACGTACGATCGCAATGGCATCTACGGATGGTTTACAACGTGGAGCCGAAGTACTCGATACAGGAGCACCAATCTCTGTACCAGTAGGGGATGTAACGTTAGGTCGTGTATTCAACGTTCTGGGTGAATCAATCGATTTAGACGAGCCTCTAGCAGCAGGTATCCGTCGTGATCCGATTCACAGACAGGCACCTACATTCGATCAACTTTCTACAGAAGTTGAGATTCTTGAAACAGGTATCAAAGTAGTAGACTTACTTGCTCCATACATCAAGGGTGGTAAGATCGGTCTATTCGGTGGTGCCGGTGTTGGTAAAACCGTATTAATCCAGGAGCTTATCAATAACATCGCTCAAGAGCACGGTGGTATCTCTGTATTCGCCGGTGTTGGAGAGCGTACGCGTGAAGGAAATGACCTTTACCACGAGATGAGCGATTCTGGCGTTATCAAGAAAACAGCGATGGTATTCGGACAAATGAACGAGCCGCCAGGAGCACGTATGCGTGTTGCCTTGACGGGTCTTACAATGGCTGAATACTTCCGTGATGAGCAAGGTCAAGACGTACTTCTGTTCATCGATAACATCTTCCGTTTCACACAAGCAGGTTCAGAGGTTTCTGCCCTACTAGGCCGTATGCCATCTGCCGTTGGTTACCAGCCGACACTTGCGACTGAAATGGGTCAACTGCAAGAGCGTATCACGTCAACAAACGTAGGTTCTGTAACATCGATCCAAGCGATCTATGTACCTGCCGATGACTACACGGATCCGGCTCCTGCAACGACATTCGCTCACTTGGATGCAACAACGAACCTTGAGCGTAAGCTTTCTGAAATGGGTATCTATCCTGCGGTAGATCCATTGGCATCGACTTCCCGTGCTCTTTCTCCGGAAATCGTTGGAGAAGAACACTACAATGTTGCACGTAACGTTCAACAAACGTTACAGCGCTATAAAGAACTTCAAGATATCATCGCGATCCTTGGTATGGATGAGCTTTCTGATGATGATAAGCTGACAGTACAACGTGCACGCCGCGTTCAGTTCTTCTTATCTCAAAACTTCCACGTTGCAGAACAGTTCACAGGCCAAAAAGGTTCTTACGTAGAAGTAAAGGACACAGTTAAAGGCTTCGTTGATATTCTTGCAGGTAAATACGACCACATTCCAGAAGATGCATTCCGTCTTGTAGGTCCGATCGAGGACGTACTGGCTGCAGCTAAAGAAATGGGCGTAGAGGTATAA
- a CDS encoding F0F1 ATP synthase subunit delta codes for MSYSTVAKRYALALFEIAQDHNQLEGIEEELRTVRAVFLENTELTVLFENPKLTLDKKKSLIQEAFSTASPYVLNTLMLMTDRHRTGEITSMVEAFIELTNEARGIADATVYSVRPLTEDEQTALSSSFAKKVGKQSLRITNVTDEHLLGGIKVQIGTRIYDGSLQGKLTRLERELIR; via the coding sequence ATGAGCTACTCTACAGTTGCAAAACGCTATGCGTTAGCTCTTTTCGAGATTGCCCAGGATCATAATCAGCTTGAAGGAATCGAAGAAGAGCTGCGTACAGTGAGAGCGGTTTTCCTTGAGAATACCGAATTAACGGTTCTTTTTGAAAATCCTAAGCTTACGTTAGATAAGAAGAAGTCATTGATTCAGGAAGCATTTTCCACAGCTTCCCCGTATGTCCTTAACACATTGATGCTGATGACGGACCGTCACCGTACGGGCGAAATCACAAGCATGGTTGAGGCATTCATCGAATTGACAAACGAAGCACGCGGGATTGCAGATGCGACAGTGTACTCTGTACGTCCTTTAACTGAAGATGAGCAAACAGCATTGTCGTCTTCTTTTGCAAAAAAAGTCGGAAAACAATCATTAAGAATTACCAATGTGACAGACGAACATTTACTGGGCGGCATCAAGGTCCAAATCGGGACTCGCATCTATGATGGCAGCCTGCAAGGTAAGTTGACTCGTCTTGAGCGTGAACTAATTCGTTAA
- the atpF gene encoding F0F1 ATP synthase subunit B, translating to MLTNAFVIGEAAGHGGLNTGDIVFQLIMFLVLMALLKKFAWGPLMGIMQQREDHIAGEITAAEKSRTEANNILEEQKKLLKEARLEAQTMIENSKKQGSEQREEIIATARQEAERLKESAKREIETQKEQAVAALQKQVASLSVLIASKVIEKELSADDQQKLINDYIQEVGEER from the coding sequence ATGTTAACTAACGCATTCGTTATAGGTGAGGCAGCAGGTCACGGCGGCCTTAACACGGGGGATATCGTCTTTCAGCTGATCATGTTCCTGGTCCTTATGGCGCTACTTAAGAAATTCGCCTGGGGTCCATTAATGGGAATCATGCAGCAGCGTGAAGACCACATCGCCGGTGAGATCACGGCAGCCGAAAAGAGCCGCACTGAGGCAAACAATATTTTAGAAGAGCAAAAGAAACTTCTGAAAGAAGCCCGTCTTGAAGCTCAAACGATGATTGAAAACTCTAAGAAACAAGGTTCTGAACAACGTGAAGAGATTATCGCAACTGCTCGTCAAGAGGCAGAGAGATTGAAAGAATCTGCAAAACGCGAAATCGAAACGCAAAAAGAACAAGCTGTTGCAGCACTTCAGAAACAGGTTGCTTCTTTATCAGTACTTATTGCTTCTAAGGTCATTGAGAAAGAACTTTCTGCAGATGATCAACAGAAGTTAATTAACGATTATATTCAAGAGGTAGGGGAAGAGCGATGA
- a CDS encoding DUF2642 domain-containing protein, with amino-acid sequence MKNVYSAFTGEAVMIELTGKKVINGFLIEVGSEVMIVYNGDDYIYISTSHIKSMSVVSKDSIGIDEPSVSPQLEQEDQLSLRKILTTAKGVFLEIYTTGNQSIHGYITGIMNNYFAFYSPVYKTMYISLQHLKWLIPYSTNLSPYRLSKENLPVNPSNSITLARSFEVQLEKLSGHLVVLNLGVQEEMIGKIERVSDNIMELITAKGESTYLNMQHIQTIHLP; translated from the coding sequence ATGAAAAATGTTTATTCTGCCTTTACCGGTGAAGCAGTCATGATCGAACTGACCGGAAAGAAAGTCATCAACGGATTTCTGATCGAGGTGGGCAGCGAGGTCATGATCGTCTATAACGGAGACGATTATATCTATATCTCCACGTCTCATATAAAAAGTATGTCGGTTGTGTCGAAGGACTCCATCGGGATCGATGAACCATCTGTAAGTCCACAGCTCGAACAGGAAGATCAATTATCCCTGCGAAAGATCCTGACCACGGCCAAGGGGGTCTTCCTTGAAATCTACACAACGGGCAATCAGTCGATACATGGCTATATAACAGGGATCATGAACAATTACTTTGCCTTTTATTCCCCAGTGTACAAAACGATGTATATCTCCCTGCAGCATTTAAAATGGCTGATTCCCTATTCCACCAATCTCTCTCCCTATCGCTTGAGTAAGGAAAACCTGCCTGTTAACCCGTCAAACTCCATCACCCTGGCCAGAAGCTTCGAGGTTCAACTTGAAAAATTGAGCGGGCACCTCGTCGTATTAAACCTGGGAGTCCAGGAAGAAATGATTGGCAAGATCGAGAGAGTGTCGGATAATATCATGGAATTGATTACAGCCAAGGGAGAATCGACCTACTTGAATATGCAGCATATTCAAACCATCCATTTGCCATAA
- the atpA gene encoding F0F1 ATP synthase subunit alpha, with amino-acid sequence MSIKAEEISALIKKQIENYQSEMKVSDVGTVIQIGDGIARAHGLDNVMAGELVEFSNGVMGMAQNLEENNVGIIILGPYTDIREGDEVRRTGRIMEVPVGQELVGRVVNSLGQPVDGLGPIATTKTRPIESGAPGVMDRKSVHEPLQTGIKAIDALVPIGRGQRELIIGDRQTGKTSVAIDAILNQKDQDMVCIYVAIGQKESTVRNAVETLRKHGALDYTIVVTASAASPAPMLFLAPYAGITMAEEFMHSGKHVLVVYDDLSKQASAYRELSLLLRRPPGREAFPGDVFYLHSRLLERAAKLSDAKGGGSITALPFVETQAGDISAYIPTNVISITDGQIFLQSDLFFSGVRPAINAGLSVSRVGGSAQIKAMKKVSGTLRLDLAAYRELEAFAQFGSDLDKATQAKLNRGARTVEVLKQDLNKPLKVEKQVMIFYALIKGHLDDIPVVDIRRFESELLSWLDHNHTELLDHIRTTKGLPEDDAMKTAINEFKKTFIKSE; translated from the coding sequence ATGAGCATCAAGGCGGAAGAAATCAGCGCGCTGATAAAAAAGCAAATTGAAAACTATCAGTCTGAGATGAAAGTAAGCGACGTAGGTACAGTTATCCAAATCGGTGACGGTATCGCTCGTGCTCATGGCCTCGACAATGTCATGGCTGGAGAGCTTGTTGAATTTTCTAACGGTGTCATGGGTATGGCACAGAACTTAGAAGAAAACAACGTAGGTATCATCATTCTCGGACCATATACTGACATTCGTGAAGGCGATGAGGTTCGTCGTACTGGACGTATCATGGAAGTACCAGTAGGACAAGAACTAGTTGGTCGTGTAGTAAACTCACTTGGACAACCAGTTGATGGATTGGGTCCAATCGCAACAACGAAAACACGTCCGATTGAAAGTGGAGCACCTGGTGTTATGGATCGTAAATCCGTACACGAGCCACTTCAAACGGGTATCAAAGCGATCGATGCGTTAGTTCCGATCGGTCGTGGACAACGTGAATTGATCATCGGTGACCGTCAAACAGGTAAAACATCTGTTGCCATCGATGCGATCCTTAACCAAAAAGACCAGGACATGGTATGTATCTACGTTGCCATCGGTCAAAAAGAATCAACTGTACGTAACGCGGTAGAAACATTGCGTAAGCACGGTGCCCTTGATTACACAATCGTTGTAACGGCATCAGCTGCTTCACCGGCTCCGATGCTATTCTTAGCACCATACGCTGGTATCACAATGGCGGAAGAATTCATGCACAGTGGCAAGCACGTTCTTGTTGTGTATGATGATCTTTCCAAGCAGGCTTCTGCTTACCGTGAGCTTTCCCTATTATTACGTCGTCCTCCAGGCCGTGAAGCATTCCCTGGTGACGTATTCTACTTGCACTCTCGTTTACTTGAGCGTGCGGCGAAATTGAGTGATGCTAAAGGTGGCGGTTCCATCACAGCATTGCCATTCGTTGAAACACAAGCAGGAGATATCTCCGCTTATATCCCGACAAACGTTATCTCCATCACGGACGGACAGATTTTCTTACAATCTGACCTATTCTTCTCCGGTGTACGTCCGGCGATCAATGCGGGTCTTTCCGTATCACGTGTTGGTGGATCCGCACAAATCAAAGCAATGAAGAAGGTTTCCGGTACGCTTCGTCTTGACTTAGCCGCTTACCGTGAGCTTGAAGCATTCGCTCAGTTCGGATCGGATCTTGATAAAGCGACTCAGGCGAAACTGAATCGTGGAGCCCGTACTGTAGAAGTACTGAAGCAGGATCTTAACAAACCACTTAAAGTTGAAAAACAAGTCATGATCTTCTATGCACTGATTAAAGGTCATTTAGACGATATTCCAGTTGTAGATATCCGTCGTTTCGAGTCTGAACTTCTAAGCTGGTTAGATCACAACCATACTGAACTGTTAGACCATATTCGTACGACGAAAGGTCTTCCTGAAGATGATGCAATGAAAACCGCGATCAACGAATTCAAGAAGACGTTCATCAAGTCTGAATAA